One Kitasatospora sp. MAP12-44 DNA segment encodes these proteins:
- a CDS encoding alpha/beta fold hydrolase, with protein MTEEVRFKSVVGPELAGSIDLPEGEIRGWGIFVHGFTLGKNSPAASRVSKQLAREGIGMLRYDNLGIGDSDGDWGDGSFTIKVQDTVRAAALMAERGTPADLLVGHSWGGAAAIAAAAEATGVRAVATIGAPADPSHVERQYDAVIDRVLSEGSHEWFVGGRTLVLKRAFVDDVRQARLRDRIRELHLPLLVMHSPTDTTVDIANAGEIFREAQHPRSFVSLEGADHLLTARGQAQRAAHIISAWADQYIHGARSAAKDV; from the coding sequence ATGACTGAAGAAGTCCGATTCAAGAGCGTCGTCGGCCCCGAACTGGCCGGGTCGATCGACCTGCCGGAAGGCGAGATCCGGGGCTGGGGCATCTTCGTCCACGGATTCACCCTCGGCAAGAACTCGCCGGCCGCCTCGCGCGTCAGCAAGCAGCTGGCCCGTGAGGGGATCGGCATGCTGCGCTACGACAACCTCGGGATCGGGGACTCCGACGGCGACTGGGGGGACGGCTCCTTCACCATCAAGGTCCAGGACACCGTCCGTGCGGCAGCGCTGATGGCAGAGCGGGGGACTCCGGCGGACCTGCTGGTGGGGCACTCGTGGGGAGGCGCCGCCGCCATCGCCGCGGCGGCCGAGGCGACCGGCGTCCGCGCGGTCGCCACGATCGGAGCACCGGCCGACCCCAGCCACGTCGAGCGACAGTACGACGCGGTCATCGATCGCGTCCTCAGCGAAGGCTCGCACGAGTGGTTCGTCGGCGGGCGGACCCTGGTCCTCAAGCGGGCCTTCGTCGACGACGTCCGCCAGGCTCGCCTACGGGACCGGATACGCGAGTTGCACCTGCCGCTGCTCGTCATGCACTCGCCCACCGACACCACCGTCGACATCGCCAACGCCGGGGAGATCTTCCGCGAGGCGCAGCACCCGCGAAGCTTCGTCTCTCTCGAAGGAGCGGACCATCTCCTGACCGCACGAGGACAGGCGCAGCGAGCCGCCCACATCATCAGCGCCTGGGCCGACCAGTACATCCACGGGGCCCGGTCCGCAGCAAAGGACGTCTGA
- a CDS encoding FMN-binding glutamate synthase family protein, which yields MDARKIGTVAATAVALVAARDLIQKRHALLRNFPVIGHARYLLETIGPELRQYIVTSNEEERPFSRDQRTWIYASAKEENNYFGFGTEVDVEHVQGHAYLKQRTFAGALPDAHDPQAPLPSAKVLGGPRGRAKAFRPASVVNISAMSFGSLSGAAITALNKGAALAGTMHNTGEGGLSPYHRNGGDLILQIGTSYFGCRNEDGSFSLDKLKDVVAGAPVKAIEIKLSQGAKPGLGGMLPGAKVTEEIAAIRGIPVGKDCASPSRHTAFSDVDSMLDFVELLAAETGLPVGVKSAVGEMDFWQELATLMARGDRGVDFVTIDGGEGGTGAAPRMFADSVALPFRMGFSRVYGTFAELGLTDDLTFIASGKLGLPENAAVAFALGADMINVAREAMLSIGCIQSQKCHTDKCPTGIATQNPWLARGLDPASKSTRAAVYLRTLRKELIKVSSALGVAHPALITANDIEIMNGDYEARTLAGVYGYKEGWGELGPHLAAEITALLTTKPAV from the coding sequence ATGGACGCCCGGAAGATCGGCACTGTCGCCGCCACGGCAGTGGCCCTGGTGGCTGCCCGCGACCTCATCCAGAAGAGGCACGCACTGCTCCGGAACTTCCCGGTGATCGGGCACGCCCGGTACCTGCTGGAGACGATCGGGCCGGAGCTGCGGCAGTACATCGTGACCTCCAACGAGGAGGAGCGCCCGTTCAGTCGTGACCAGCGCACCTGGATCTATGCGTCGGCGAAGGAGGAGAACAACTACTTCGGCTTCGGCACCGAGGTCGACGTCGAGCATGTGCAGGGGCACGCCTACCTGAAGCAGCGCACGTTCGCCGGCGCGCTGCCCGACGCGCACGACCCGCAGGCCCCGCTGCCCTCGGCCAAGGTGCTGGGCGGGCCGCGCGGGCGGGCCAAGGCGTTCCGGCCGGCGAGCGTGGTGAACATCTCGGCGATGAGCTTCGGCTCGCTCTCCGGCGCGGCGATCACGGCGCTCAACAAGGGCGCGGCGCTGGCGGGCACGATGCACAACACGGGCGAGGGTGGCCTGTCGCCGTACCACCGCAACGGCGGTGACCTCATCCTCCAGATCGGTACGTCGTACTTCGGCTGCCGCAACGAGGACGGCAGCTTCAGCCTCGACAAGCTCAAGGACGTCGTCGCCGGCGCCCCGGTCAAGGCGATAGAGATCAAGCTCTCCCAGGGCGCCAAGCCCGGGCTGGGCGGGATGCTGCCGGGCGCGAAGGTGACCGAGGAGATCGCCGCGATCCGCGGCATCCCGGTCGGCAAGGACTGCGCCTCCCCGTCGCGGCACACCGCGTTCAGCGACGTCGACTCGATGCTCGACTTCGTCGAGCTGCTGGCCGCCGAGACCGGCCTGCCGGTCGGGGTCAAGAGCGCGGTGGGCGAGATGGACTTCTGGCAGGAGCTGGCCACGCTGATGGCGCGTGGCGACCGCGGTGTCGACTTCGTGACCATCGACGGCGGTGAGGGCGGCACCGGGGCGGCGCCGCGGATGTTCGCCGACTCGGTGGCGCTGCCGTTCCGGATGGGCTTCTCCCGGGTCTACGGCACCTTCGCCGAGCTGGGACTGACCGACGACCTGACCTTCATCGCCTCCGGCAAGCTCGGCCTGCCCGAGAACGCCGCGGTCGCCTTCGCCCTCGGTGCCGACATGATCAACGTGGCCCGTGAGGCGATGCTGTCGATCGGCTGCATCCAGTCGCAGAAGTGCCACACCGACAAGTGCCCCACCGGCATTGCCACCCAGAACCCCTGGCTGGCCCGCGGCCTCGACCCGGCCTCGAAGTCCACCCGGGCCGCCGTCTACCTGCGCACCCTGCGCAAGGAGCTGATCAAGGTCTCGTCGGCCCTCGGCGTCGCCCACCCGGCACTCATCACGGCCAACGACATCGAGATCATGAACGGCGACTACGAGGCCCGCACCCTGGCCGGCGTGTACGGCTACAAGGAGGGCTGGGGCGAGCTCGGCCCGCACCTCGCCGCTGAGATCACCGCGCTGCTCACCACCAAGCCGGCCGTCTGA
- a CDS encoding DUF6182 family protein: MNLTQEHLSVVLAERVRAARPDLGERFDLRSPDGLLAARAEITGAREGAGEGAGEGAGEAGGEAGVVAVAVLPRFDLSSWIRTTCAFAHGLDQPTATAWRTSFTKTVFLAGNPRNLLGRFPFDHVAEDSSTAWLAPAPAAASRTLRRLLKLFDGPGELATRPPERIVLPGAVGQRSPVRRELHLATAGVSVSAVLVHLTHLLVESVLDGLIAPGDTVTTRQRPYLEAGAEPFAALRISAAGVGRPTRLRAYAGLTEEG; the protein is encoded by the coding sequence GTGAACCTCACCCAGGAACACCTGAGCGTCGTACTCGCCGAGCGGGTCCGCGCCGCCCGCCCCGACCTGGGCGAACGCTTCGACCTCCGCTCCCCGGACGGGCTGCTCGCGGCCCGCGCGGAGATCACCGGAGCCAGGGAGGGAGCCGGGGAAGGAGCCGGGGAAGGAGCCGGGGAGGCGGGTGGGGAGGCGGGTGTGGTCGCCGTGGCGGTCCTCCCCCGCTTCGACCTCTCCTCCTGGATCCGCACCACCTGCGCCTTCGCGCACGGCCTGGACCAGCCGACCGCCACCGCCTGGCGGACCTCCTTCACCAAGACCGTCTTCCTGGCCGGGAACCCACGCAACCTGCTGGGACGCTTCCCCTTTGACCACGTGGCCGAGGACAGCTCGACCGCCTGGCTCGCCCCGGCACCCGCCGCCGCCTCCCGGACGCTGCGCCGGCTGCTCAAACTCTTCGACGGACCAGGAGAGTTGGCCACCCGCCCACCGGAGCGGATCGTCCTGCCGGGCGCGGTGGGTCAGCGCTCGCCCGTCCGCCGGGAGCTGCACCTGGCGACGGCCGGGGTGAGCGTCTCCGCCGTGCTGGTGCACCTCACCCACCTGCTGGTGGAGTCCGTGCTCGACGGCCTGATAGCCCCCGGCGACACCGTGACCACACGCCAGCGCCCCTACCTGGAAGCCGGAGCGGAACCGTTCGCGGCCCTGCGGATCAGCGCGGCCGGGGTCGGCCGGCCGACCCGCCTGCGCGCGTACGCCGGACTCACCGAAGAGGGCTAG
- a CDS encoding transposase — MKIVAQVKLLPRSACDADAMAATLRACNRGARLASEIAFRTGKVRRNDLQDEVYYRLKAEFDLGAQAAVRTVKKVCNAYATLAGNIRNGRLAGKARRKAQAKPISFREDAAQPFDDRMLTWNLDDRTVSIWTVAGRIKGIPFVCSPQALKLLASRKGESDLVLRDGQWFLYATVDLPEPPVSEPTGWIGVDLGIVNIATTSDGRTMSGRRVDRYRKRMRTTVANLQAKRTKSAKRRLKALRRRESRFVTDTNHCVSKTIVTTAERTSCGIALEDLTGIRQRVTAKKDQRYRLHSWAFAQLGGFVEYKARRAGVAVVHVDPRNTSRQCSQCWHTHRSNRVSQSWFACRSCGSVMNADLNASRNIAHRADAVWQRGRVNCPSTVRRHA; from the coding sequence GTGAAGATCGTGGCACAGGTGAAGCTGCTGCCCCGGTCCGCGTGTGACGCGGATGCGATGGCGGCGACGCTGCGAGCCTGCAACCGGGGCGCGCGCCTCGCCTCGGAGATCGCGTTCCGGACCGGGAAGGTCCGGCGCAACGACCTGCAGGACGAGGTGTACTACCGGCTGAAGGCCGAGTTCGACCTCGGTGCGCAGGCGGCGGTCCGCACGGTCAAGAAGGTGTGCAACGCGTACGCGACCCTCGCGGGGAACATCCGCAACGGTCGGCTGGCGGGCAAGGCCCGGCGCAAGGCGCAGGCCAAGCCGATCAGCTTTCGCGAGGACGCGGCGCAGCCGTTCGACGACCGGATGCTGACGTGGAACCTGGACGATCGGACCGTGTCCATCTGGACGGTCGCCGGGCGGATCAAGGGCATCCCGTTCGTGTGCTCGCCGCAGGCGTTGAAGCTCCTCGCCTCGCGTAAGGGCGAGTCGGATCTGGTGCTGCGTGACGGCCAGTGGTTCCTGTACGCCACCGTCGACCTGCCCGAGCCCCCGGTGTCCGAGCCGACCGGGTGGATCGGCGTGGACCTGGGGATCGTCAACATCGCGACCACCAGCGACGGCCGGACCATGTCCGGGCGCCGGGTGGACCGCTACCGCAAGCGGATGCGCACCACCGTCGCCAACCTGCAGGCCAAACGCACCAAGTCCGCCAAACGCCGGCTGAAGGCGCTGCGCCGGCGTGAGTCCCGTTTCGTCACCGACACCAATCACTGCGTCTCCAAGACCATCGTCACGACCGCTGAACGCACCTCGTGCGGGATCGCCCTGGAAGACCTCACGGGAATCCGGCAGAGGGTTACGGCCAAGAAGGACCAGCGGTATCGACTGCACTCCTGGGCGTTCGCCCAGCTCGGCGGCTTCGTCGAGTACAAGGCGCGGCGTGCGGGTGTCGCGGTGGTCCATGTGGACCCCCGCAACACCTCCCGCCAGTGCTCGCAGTGCTGGCACACCCATCGATCGAACAGGGTGTCGCAGTCCTGGTTCGCCTGCCGCTCCTGCGGGAGCGTCATGAACGCGGACCTCAACGCCTCCCGCAACATCGCCCACCGGGCCGATGCTGTGTGGCAGCGGGGCAGAGTCAACTGCCCCAGCACCGTCAGGCGACACGCCTAG
- a CDS encoding SAM-dependent methyltransferase has protein sequence MSQPLNAVELNAVDLNAVDLNAVERTALLTAAVRAVESAREDRLYADPYAAALAGETGRKLLAEVAGATFPPDRPRDLPSTPDYNAIRTRFFDEYLQRAAQEASMTQLVLAPAGLDSRAWRLDWPGHLRYFEVDRPAVLDWKRSHLADATARVDHRTVTADLTSADWEQRLLDAGYDPALPSTWLLEGLLYYLTEQDIDQLLERIRAITAPGSRIAADTVNAAALTTPQTRGLLDVFERWGCPWVFGTDEPEALFARHGFTVDAVQPGEPDADFGRWPDPVPPRDQHGAARVFFVHGRRR, from the coding sequence ATGAGCCAGCCACTGAACGCCGTAGAACTGAACGCCGTGGACCTGAACGCCGTAGACCTGAACGCTGTGGAAAGGACCGCGCTGCTGACCGCCGCGGTACGGGCCGTCGAGAGCGCGCGCGAGGACCGGCTCTACGCCGACCCGTATGCCGCCGCGCTCGCCGGAGAGACCGGCCGCAAGCTGCTGGCCGAGGTGGCCGGGGCCACCTTCCCGCCGGACCGGCCGCGCGACCTGCCCAGCACCCCCGACTACAACGCCATCCGCACCCGGTTCTTCGACGAGTACCTGCAACGGGCGGCGCAGGAGGCGAGCATGACCCAGCTCGTGCTCGCCCCCGCCGGCCTCGACTCCCGCGCCTGGCGACTGGACTGGCCCGGCCACCTCCGCTACTTCGAGGTGGACCGCCCCGCCGTGCTCGACTGGAAGCGGTCCCACCTCGCCGACGCGACCGCCCGGGTCGACCACCGCACCGTCACCGCCGACCTCACCTCGGCCGACTGGGAGCAGCGGCTGCTGGACGCGGGCTACGACCCGGCGCTGCCGTCCACCTGGCTGCTGGAGGGCCTGCTCTACTACCTCACCGAGCAGGACATCGACCAGCTGCTCGAACGGATCCGGGCCATCACCGCACCCGGCAGCCGGATCGCGGCGGACACCGTCAACGCCGCCGCCCTGACCACGCCGCAGACCCGCGGACTCCTCGACGTGTTCGAACGCTGGGGCTGTCCCTGGGTGTTCGGCACGGACGAGCCGGAGGCGCTCTTCGCCCGGCACGGCTTCACCGTCGACGCGGTCCAGCCCGGAGAGCCGGACGCCGACTTCGGCCGCTGGCCGGACCCGGTACCGCCGCGCGACCAGCACGGCGCGGCCAGGGTGTTCTTCGTCCACGGCCGGCGCCGGTGA
- a CDS encoding GH3 auxin-responsive promoter family protein codes for MSVTESWSDPDRARRYRERVLGERTRLRAAFADPAAHQQRVLAELLAFNAGTDFGRTHGFDRIRTLADYQRAVPVHDYAALAPWIERMAAGESNVLTADDPAVYFTSSGTTGAHKKIPVTPAFMRNTFFPFYYAAWAPLIEHFPDVLERPDAVLNLKHDPLSLPPTTASGHPHVGASQVDFGSRFGEPLSAELGTGAPWGTLPVQVAQNDHLERAYLRLRLAVESDVRCVIGINPAMVAALPYQLNLWLPRIVKEVRDGTLGGTPHRSPNPERAAELEQLAERFGTLRPAHVWPRMRALFCWTTGMASLYLPRLREEFGVGVTALPAPVAASEGPVAVPLDRHGSAGSLVVTASVYEFVDADAELTPDVATLRPEELEPDRDYHVLYSHIGGLYRYAVGDVVRVTDRVDGVPRMSYAGRSTRSDAAGERLRDAQVFRALATALERTGLELRNTACRVSSEGATTLPGYEFAVAASTPWRPEERMRFGAELDAALGGEAPSYRAARAGQRLGPITVRSLDPDAFLRDWHTAVGGGIRPTQVKDRLFRQDPAAWDRLTAGTSATEQGEA; via the coding sequence ATGAGCGTGACTGAATCCTGGAGCGACCCCGACCGGGCCCGGCGCTACCGCGAGCGGGTCCTCGGCGAACGGACGCGGCTGCGCGCCGCCTTCGCCGACCCGGCTGCCCACCAGCAGCGGGTGCTGGCCGAGCTGCTCGCGTTCAACGCCGGCACCGACTTCGGCCGCACCCATGGCTTCGACCGGATCCGCACCCTGGCCGACTACCAGCGAGCCGTCCCGGTGCACGACTACGCGGCCCTGGCACCGTGGATCGAGCGGATGGCAGCCGGGGAGAGCAACGTCCTCACCGCCGACGACCCCGCCGTCTACTTCACCAGCAGCGGAACCACCGGTGCCCACAAGAAGATTCCGGTCACCCCCGCGTTCATGCGCAACACCTTCTTCCCGTTCTACTACGCCGCCTGGGCACCGCTGATCGAGCACTTCCCCGACGTGCTGGAGCGGCCCGACGCCGTACTGAACCTCAAGCACGACCCGCTGAGCCTGCCGCCCACCACCGCCTCCGGCCACCCCCACGTCGGGGCCAGCCAGGTCGATTTCGGCAGCCGCTTCGGCGAACCGCTCTCGGCCGAGCTCGGCACCGGCGCCCCCTGGGGGACCCTGCCGGTGCAGGTCGCCCAGAACGATCACCTGGAGAGGGCGTACCTGCGGCTGCGGCTCGCCGTCGAGAGCGACGTCCGCTGCGTGATCGGCATCAACCCGGCGATGGTCGCCGCGCTGCCCTACCAGCTGAACCTCTGGCTGCCCCGGATCGTCAAGGAGGTCCGCGACGGGACGCTCGGCGGCACACCGCACCGCAGCCCCAACCCCGAGCGGGCGGCCGAGCTGGAGCAGCTCGCCGAGCGGTTCGGGACGCTGCGCCCGGCGCACGTCTGGCCGCGGATGCGGGCCCTGTTCTGCTGGACCACCGGCATGGCCTCGCTGTACCTGCCCCGGCTGCGCGAGGAGTTCGGCGTCGGGGTGACGGCGCTGCCCGCCCCGGTGGCCGCCTCGGAGGGCCCGGTGGCCGTGCCCCTGGACCGGCACGGCTCGGCGGGCAGTCTGGTGGTGACCGCCTCCGTCTACGAGTTCGTCGACGCCGACGCCGAGCTGACCCCGGACGTGGCCACGCTGCGGCCCGAGGAGCTGGAACCCGACCGGGACTACCACGTGCTCTACAGCCACATCGGTGGCCTGTACCGCTACGCCGTCGGCGACGTGGTCCGGGTGACCGACCGGGTGGACGGCGTCCCGCGCATGTCGTACGCCGGCCGCAGCACCCGCTCCGACGCGGCCGGCGAGCGGCTGCGCGACGCCCAGGTCTTCCGCGCGCTGGCCACCGCGCTGGAACGCACCGGACTCGAACTGCGCAACACCGCCTGCCGGGTGAGCTCCGAGGGCGCCACCACCCTGCCGGGCTACGAGTTCGCCGTGGCCGCGTCCACCCCGTGGCGGCCGGAGGAGCGGATGCGCTTCGGCGCCGAGCTGGACGCCGCGCTCGGCGGCGAGGCGCCGAGCTACCGCGCCGCCCGTGCCGGGCAGCGCCTGGGCCCGATCACGGTGCGGAGCCTGGACCCGGACGCCTTCCTGCGGGACTGGCACACCGCGGTCGGCGGCGGCATCCGCCCCACCCAGGTCAAGGACCGGCTGTTCCGGCAGGACCCGGCGGCGTGGGACCGACTGACGGCCGGCACATCGGCCACAGAGCAGGGAGAGGCATGA
- a CDS encoding VOC family protein, which yields MGAWANGIAANTVFVEDLAASKKFYLDVFDAPILFEDEQSVAFGFGSTIVNLLQTTHVPELIEPATAAPREAGVRLVFTVEVDDVDARCKELAAAGVELVNGPMDRPWGPRTASFRDLDGYLWEIAQGH from the coding sequence ATGGGCGCATGGGCCAACGGCATCGCCGCCAACACCGTCTTCGTCGAAGACCTGGCCGCCTCGAAGAAGTTCTATCTGGACGTCTTCGACGCCCCGATCCTCTTCGAGGACGAGCAGTCCGTCGCCTTCGGCTTCGGCAGCACGATCGTCAACCTGCTGCAGACGACGCACGTCCCGGAACTCATCGAGCCGGCGACCGCGGCCCCGCGCGAAGCCGGCGTGCGCCTGGTCTTCACGGTCGAGGTGGACGACGTCGATGCCAGGTGCAAGGAGCTCGCCGCGGCCGGTGTCGAACTCGTCAACGGGCCGATGGATCGGCCCTGGGGTCCGCGCACCGCCAGCTTCCGAGACCTCGACGGCTACCTGTGGGAGATCGCCCAAGGCCATTGA
- a CDS encoding alpha/beta hydrolase has product MAAEVVVTTGITYGASGKLMDVYQPASASDPVPAVLLWHGRGPDERDVLAPVARAAAALGVVVLVPDWRSDAPDGGRTHLSESAVFVRQNVADFGGDPERIVLAGWSQGGKAAVGVALNPAAFGNWRPQAVVGIAGAYGSAAPTTGTVPLDDLRVSGSRLPSMPVWLVHGTADPLMDVEHSRELHRALEEHGWPVSLSEVATDHAGVIMTEFVPEHARCLPSTADHAVEAGSLTADTLARAAGIAA; this is encoded by the coding sequence GTGGCAGCAGAGGTTGTCGTCACGACGGGGATCACGTACGGGGCCAGTGGCAAGCTCATGGACGTCTATCAGCCCGCGAGCGCGTCGGATCCGGTGCCCGCGGTGCTGCTCTGGCACGGCCGGGGCCCCGACGAACGGGATGTCCTCGCGCCGGTCGCCCGCGCTGCGGCGGCGCTGGGCGTCGTTGTCCTGGTGCCGGACTGGCGATCGGACGCTCCGGACGGCGGGCGAACGCACCTGAGCGAGTCGGCCGTCTTCGTACGCCAGAACGTGGCCGACTTCGGCGGTGATCCCGAGCGGATCGTGCTCGCCGGTTGGTCGCAGGGTGGCAAGGCCGCGGTGGGTGTCGCCCTGAACCCCGCCGCATTCGGCAACTGGAGGCCGCAGGCCGTCGTGGGAATCGCCGGTGCGTACGGATCGGCGGCGCCGACCACCGGAACCGTCCCGCTCGACGACCTCCGCGTGAGTGGCAGCCGGCTGCCGTCCATGCCGGTGTGGCTGGTGCACGGCACCGCCGATCCACTGATGGACGTCGAGCATTCGCGCGAGTTGCACAGGGCTCTCGAGGAACACGGCTGGCCGGTGTCGCTCAGCGAGGTCGCGACCGATCATGCCGGCGTCATCATGACCGAGTTCGTCCCCGAGCACGCCCGCTGCCTGCCCAGCACCGCCGACCACGCCGTCGAGGCGGGGTCGCTGACCGCCGACACACTGGCCCGCGCCGCGGGAATCGCTGCGTAG
- a CDS encoding HAMP domain-containing sensor histidine kinase: MRRRVPLRKSLLVRLLAASILVAVCSVAATAWLAVNTTSQEIQQEQVQTLSADAGIYETLLGYAATHQNWDGAGPVLADLAKRTGRHIALTDQSRQPIGGGSAAPQASPVPSNASAVIDPLDVDQTLAANGGTTRIDPRAVGPFALSPDERTQLRAEAGRTADCLRTRGFAAETGTDPSGRPNVTVAGPAPDTDTATACALPQLSAPTPTEQQALSRLGELVDACLSSQGLGPVKLGIGPGGVVPRPQVRNPGSSSPSVVVTPGTPVSPAAKPSPVPNPTADDSADQAVATCVDSSRRQQLAPYVAPAALLFISDRNGITAPAFHLTRAGTLRITGVTGLVLALTVAVSVLLATRLVRPLRALTDAARHPTEPHARVPVTGDDEIGCLAAAFNDLSERRERIEEQRKAMVSDVAHELRTPLSNIRGWLEATQDGVATPDRALMASLLEEALLLQHIIDDLRDLAAADADNFRLHREPIRIAELLDQVAAAHRARAEAAGVQLSVLPAAGEAELVADPVRLRQAVGNLVDNAVRHTPRGGSITVGAEPVGDDLVIEVTDTGTGIGPDELPHVFDRFWRAEKSRSRQTGGSGLGLAIVRQLAQAHGGTATATSHPGAGAVFTLRLPKSAEHEVRLRP, encoded by the coding sequence ATGCGCCGTAGGGTGCCGCTGCGCAAGAGCCTGCTGGTCCGGCTGCTGGCCGCCTCGATCCTGGTCGCCGTGTGCTCGGTCGCCGCCACCGCCTGGCTGGCGGTGAACACCACCTCGCAGGAGATCCAGCAGGAGCAGGTCCAGACCCTCTCCGCCGACGCCGGCATCTACGAGACCCTGCTCGGCTACGCCGCGACCCACCAGAACTGGGACGGCGCCGGCCCCGTACTGGCGGACCTGGCGAAGAGGACGGGCCGTCATATCGCCCTGACCGACCAGAGCCGCCAACCCATCGGCGGCGGCTCTGCCGCCCCGCAGGCGTCGCCGGTCCCGTCCAACGCGTCGGCGGTGATCGACCCGCTCGACGTGGACCAGACGCTGGCAGCCAACGGCGGCACCACGCGCATCGACCCGCGCGCCGTCGGGCCGTTCGCCCTCTCCCCCGACGAGCGCACCCAGCTGCGCGCGGAGGCCGGCCGGACCGCCGACTGCCTGCGCACGCGCGGATTCGCCGCCGAGACCGGCACCGACCCCAGCGGCCGACCGAACGTGACCGTCGCCGGGCCCGCCCCCGACACCGACACCGCCACGGCGTGCGCCCTCCCCCAACTGTCCGCTCCCACCCCGACCGAGCAGCAGGCTCTGAGCAGGCTCGGCGAGCTGGTCGACGCCTGCCTCTCGTCCCAGGGGCTGGGGCCGGTCAAGCTCGGCATCGGCCCCGGCGGGGTGGTGCCGAGACCCCAGGTGCGGAACCCCGGGTCGTCCTCCCCCAGCGTCGTCGTCACGCCCGGCACGCCCGTCTCCCCTGCGGCCAAGCCCAGTCCGGTGCCGAACCCGACTGCCGACGACAGCGCCGATCAGGCCGTGGCGACCTGTGTCGACTCCAGCCGTCGGCAGCAACTCGCTCCCTATGTCGCCCCCGCCGCCCTGCTGTTCATCAGCGACCGCAACGGCATCACCGCCCCCGCCTTCCACCTGACCCGCGCCGGAACCCTGCGCATCACCGGCGTCACCGGCCTGGTCCTGGCCCTCACCGTGGCGGTCTCGGTCCTCCTCGCCACCCGGCTGGTCCGGCCGTTGCGCGCGCTGACCGACGCCGCCCGGCACCCCACCGAACCGCACGCCCGGGTCCCGGTGACCGGCGACGACGAGATCGGCTGCCTGGCCGCCGCGTTCAACGACCTGTCCGAACGCCGCGAGCGGATCGAGGAGCAGCGCAAGGCGATGGTCAGCGACGTCGCGCACGAACTGCGCACGCCGCTCAGCAACATCCGGGGCTGGTTGGAGGCCACCCAGGACGGCGTGGCCACCCCGGACCGGGCGTTGATGGCCTCGCTCCTGGAGGAGGCGCTTCTGCTGCAGCACATCATCGACGACCTGCGGGACCTGGCGGCGGCCGACGCGGACAACTTCCGCCTGCACCGCGAGCCGATCCGGATCGCCGAACTCCTCGACCAGGTCGCCGCAGCCCACCGGGCCCGCGCCGAGGCCGCCGGCGTGCAGCTGAGCGTGCTGCCCGCAGCCGGGGAGGCGGAGTTGGTGGCCGACCCGGTGCGGCTGCGCCAGGCCGTCGGGAACCTGGTGGACAACGCCGTACGCCACACGCCGCGCGGCGGGAGTATCACTGTCGGAGCCGAGCCGGTGGGCGACGACCTGGTCATCGAGGTGACCGACACCGGCACGGGTATCGGCCCGGATGAACTGCCCCACGTCTTCGACCGGTTCTGGCGCGCCGAGAAGTCCCGCAGCCGACAGACCGGCGGCAGCGGCCTGGGCCTGGCCATCGTCCGCCAACTCGCCCAGGCCCACGGCGGAACAGCAACAGCAACCAGCCACCCCGGCGCGGGCGCAGTCTTCACCCTGCGCCTCCCGAAGTCAGCCGAACATGAAGTTCGCCTTCGACCCTGA
- a CDS encoding response regulator transcription factor, translating to MSAYVLVAEDDPKQAELIRRYLEREGHTAAVVHDGRAAIDEVRRREPDLLIVDVMMPRVDGLDVCRILRRESELPILVLTARTAEDDLLLGLDLGADDYMTKPFSPRELMARVRVLLRRSQRAAPVKGPADPVLRVGELTVDPDRHEVRVAGTPVPCTPGEFELLRTLAAHPEQVFSRAQLLGGSSGFAQYISERTIDVHIMNLRRKVEPDPRRPVRLLTVFGVGYKLTDGTGGRHHAP from the coding sequence GTGAGCGCATATGTCCTGGTGGCCGAGGACGACCCGAAGCAGGCCGAGCTCATCCGCCGCTATCTGGAGCGGGAGGGCCACACCGCCGCCGTCGTCCACGACGGACGCGCGGCGATCGACGAGGTCCGGCGGCGCGAACCGGACCTGCTCATCGTCGATGTGATGATGCCCCGGGTCGACGGCCTCGACGTGTGCCGCATCCTGCGCCGCGAGTCCGAACTCCCGATCCTGGTGCTGACCGCCCGGACCGCCGAGGACGACCTGCTGCTCGGACTCGACCTGGGCGCCGACGACTACATGACCAAACCGTTCAGCCCCCGCGAGCTGATGGCCCGGGTGCGCGTCCTGCTCCGACGCTCGCAGCGGGCGGCGCCGGTGAAGGGCCCGGCCGACCCGGTGCTGCGGGTCGGCGAGCTCACGGTGGATCCCGACCGCCACGAGGTCCGCGTCGCCGGCACCCCGGTGCCGTGCACACCAGGGGAGTTCGAGCTGCTCCGCACCCTGGCCGCACACCCCGAGCAGGTCTTCAGCCGGGCTCAACTCCTGGGCGGCAGCAGCGGGTTCGCCCAGTACATCTCCGAACGGACCATCGACGTGCACATCATGAACCTGCGCAGGAAGGTCGAACCCGACCCCCGGCGCCCGGTCCGCCTGCTGACCGTCTTCGGAGTCGGCTACAAGCTCACCGACGGCACGGGCGGACGCCACCATGCGCCGTAG